The Actinomadura graeca nucleotide sequence GGCACGCTCGTCGACTCGACGCCGCTCATCGAGCGCGCGGCCCGCGAGTGGGCCGTCGGCTACGGCATCGACGCCGAGGAGTTCCTCTCCGGCGCCCACGGCCGCCGCACCGCCGACCGCGTCGCCGACTTCCTGCCGCCCGGACGGGTCCGCGCCGCCACCGAGCACCTGGAGGCCCTCGAAGCCGCCGGGACCGACGGCGTCACCGCCCTCCCCGGCGCCCTGGACCTCCTCGCGAGCGTGGACGGCCTGCCCTGCGCCTTCGTCACCTCGATGGACGCAGGCCAGCTCGCCGCCCGCGCCCGCGCCGCCGGCATCACGCCCCCGGCCACCGTGGTCACCGCCGAGGACGTCCCGCGCGGCAAGCCCGACCCGTCCGGCTACCTCCTGGCCGCCGGGCGCCTCGGGGTGGACGCCGCCCGCTGCGTGGTCATCGAGGACGCCCCCGCGGGCATCGCCGCGGGCCGCGCCGCCGGGGCCACCGTCGTCGCCGTCGCCACCAGCCACCCCGGCGGGGCCCTCACCGCCGCCCACCACCGCGTCCGCGACCTCACCCGGGTCGCCCTCACGCCGTCCGGCCTGGCCCTCACCACCGGCTGAGGCCGTCCTCCCCGGCCGGGCCGCCACCGCGCGGCCCGGTCACCCCGTCCGCTCGGCGATGCCGAGGGAGGCGTGGAACATCTCGTGGACACGGAAGCGCCGGACGGCCCCGAGGTTGAGGTGCTGGACCTGGTGGCTCCCGAGGAACCGGCCGCCGGGGGCGGGCTGGGCGGCCAGCAGGCCCGCCCGCCACAGGATCTCGATCAGGTCGTCGGGGTCGCAGGACGCCAGCCACGACGCGGTCCCGCGCGTGGGGATGTCGCCGCAGGCCAGCTCGAGGCACAGCAGCTCCAGCTCGTCGCGGCCGAACGCGGGCGGGCGGCCGCGGAAGACCTCGAACACGCTCAGCAGGCCCGGGTACTGGGAGCGGTACTCGGCGGCGATGTCCTTGGCACGCTCGGCGGAGTAGCCGTACTCGGACCGCTCGATCGCCGAGTGCGGCACGGGGAGCCTCGTGGTGCGCTCCCTGGCCTGCTCCAGGGCCTCCGAGCAGAACTGGATGAGCTCCCTCGGCCGGTACAGCGTCCGGTCGACCATGTAGGCGAACGACCCGTCCCATGACGTGCCCGGAGGCGGCGCGAACACCGCCGACCAGCAGACGCGATCCTCGGCCCGCTCCAGCGCGTCGGCCTCGAAGCCCTTCTCGCGCGCCGAGTACCGGATCCGCTTGGCGATCAGCTCCAGGAGCGACTCCTCCGTCCAGGAGATCTTCTCCATCAGGTCGCGGTGCTTCTGCGCGTCCTCGTACAGGGCGGGGATGTCGTCGTACAGCTCCTGCCGCAGCGACACGTAGACCCGCATGTTCGGATGCAGCCCGTTGATCGACACGCACGCCTGGAACAGCCCCGACACGAACGCCTTGGCGTCCTCGGAGGAGTCCCAGCCACGGTCGAGCTCGTCGACGAAGATCACCACGCGCTGGTCGTCGAGGACCCTGCACAGCGAGGGCAGCAGGTCGTGGATCTCTTCGAGCTTGTAGAGCCGGTCCAGCTCGTGCGTCCGCAGCCCGGCCTCGATCGGGCCGAGCTTCACCGCCTCCAGCCGCTTCAGATACGAGACGAGCAGCGCGAGCGTGCCCAGCTGCCGGGCGCCGTGGTGGTCGCGGATGTAGCGGTGGATCTCGCGGCCGCCGCCCTTGGTCAGCCGCATGCCCTTCTTCGCCAGCTCCTTCATGACCAGGATGTAGATCAGGTACTTCCAGGCGGCGGCGTAGGCGCCCTGCTTGACCCACGAGCCCGCGGACTCGGCGGCCAGCGTCGAGCTGAGCAGCTCGTAGGAGTAGTCCTCGGGCGACAGCTCGATGACGTGGCTGCCCGCGGCGCGCTCCCGCTTGGCGAGCACCTTGAAGATCGCGCTTTTCCCGGCCCCGCGGTTGCCCATCAGGATCGTCTTGGCCCCCGAGCGGAGGCGCTGGTAGGCGGCGGACTCGACGAAGTACTTCTCCAGCCCGCGGGAGATGTCGCGCTCCGCGGACGGGGTGCCGAAGTCGAGCACGTTGAGGATCTTGGGCGACAGGATCAGTTTCGCCATGGGGCCTTCCGGGTGGACGGGGGGGACTCCACACCGAGTCTGACTCCCGTCCGCCGCCCCCTTCAAGGTCCGCCGCCAACGGCCGCGACGGCGAGGCTCCGGCACACCGCGGCCCTTGACAGCTTCCGGGAACGGCCCCTTGCGCGGAGCCCGGCGCCCGGTCGCCGCCCGGCCGGTGAGACGGCAGGGGACCGTCCGGGGCCGCGCGACCGTGGCCTTCCTCACATGGGAGCGGGAATGACGGGCGTGGCACACTGGTTGCCAAGCAGTGAACGCGTGCTCCGGGGTCGGTGCAATTCCGAACCGGCGGTGACAGTCCGCGACCCGGCCGAAGCCATCGGCCGGTTGACCCGGTGGAACTCCGGGACCGACGGTGAAAGTCCGGATGGGAGGCAGCGCGCCGTGCACCCCTGCACAGGGGGAGCTGTCGTCACACACGCATGATCCCCGGAGCCCTAGCTAGGAGGCCCCGGGAGATGTTCACCGGCATCGTCGAGGAACTCGGCGAGATCGTGGCGATCGAGCACCACGGCGACTCCGCCGTCCTCGCCGTCCGCGGTCCGCTCGTCACGAAGGACGCCGTGCACGGCGCCTCGATCGCCGTCAGCGGCGTGTGTCTCACCGTGGTCGACGTCAAGGGCGAGGTCTTCACCGCCGACGCCGTCAAGGAGACCCTCGACAGGTCCAGCCTCGGCGGGCTGGGACCGGGCGCCAAGGTCAACCTGGAACGGCCCCTGCGGCTCTCCGACCGGCTCGGCGGCCATCTCGTCCAGGGCCACGTCGACGGGGTCGGCGAGATCGTCTCCCGGGAGCCCGGCGAGCGCTGGGACGTCGTCACGGTCTCCCTGCCGCCCGGGCTGTCCCGCTACCTGGTCGGCAAGGGCTCGATCACCGTGGACGGGGTCAGCCTCACCGTCGTCGAGGCCGGCGGCGACCGGTTCAGCGTCGCGCTCATCCCGACCACGCTCTCCCTCACCACGCTCGGCCACAAGAAGCCCGGCGACCCGGTGAACCTTGAGGTCGACGTCGTCGCCAAGTACGTCGAACGCATGATCGGCGACCGGCCGTGAGCGGCCTCGACGCCGGCTTCACACTGTTCGGCGAGCACGTCCTGTGGACCGACCTCACCGGCAACGCGCTCTCGCTCGCCGTCGTCTGGCTCGCCATGCGCAAGACCCTCTGGACGTGGCCGGTGCAGATGGCGGGCGCCGCGCTCCTGCTCGCCGCGTCCCTGCACGCGCACGTGCCCGGCAACGCGCTCAAGCAGGTCCTCTTCTGCGTCCTCGCCGTGTACGGCTGGGCGACCTGGAGCCGGGGCCGCGCGGCGCGGGACGGGCTGGCCGTCCGGCAGGCCACGCCGCGCGAGCGGGCCCTGCTCATCGGCGCGCTCGTCCTCGGCACGGCCGTCGTCGCCCAGCTGTTCGTCCACCTGGACTGGCTGAAGATCGCCTGGTCGCCGTGGGCGAACGCCTACATCTTCGTCGGCAGCGCCGTCGCCACGTTCGCGCAGAGCCGCGCCCTCGTCGACTTCTGGGTCGTCTGGGTGCTGGTCGACCTCGTCGGCGTCCCGCTGGCCCTCAAGTCCGGGCTGTACGTCTCCGGCGCGGTCTACGGGATCTTCTTCGTGCTGGTGATGGCCGGTTTCAGGAACTGGCTCAGGGAGTCCCGGGGCGCCCGGGTCCCGCGGAACAAGGCGGTGGCGGTATGAGGAACGCGGGAGGCGCGTCATGAACGACGAGGGGATCGACGAGGGGATCTTCGACTCCATCGAGGCGGCGGTCGCCGACATCGCGGCGGGACGTCCCGTCGTGGTGGTCGACGACGAGGACCGCGAGAACGAGGGCGACATCATCTTCGCCGCCGCGAAGGCGACGCCCGAGCTGCTGACGTTCACGATCCGCTACACCAGCGGCGTGATCTGCGTCCCGATGGTGGGCTCGGAGCTGGACCGGCTCCAGATCCCCCTCATGACCGCGCAGAACACCGAGCGCATGCGCACCGCGTACACGGTGAGCGTGGACGCGCGGGACGGCGTGACCACCGGCATCTCCGCCGCGGACCGCGCCAGGACCATCCGCACCCTGTGCGACTCGGCGACGGAGCCCCGCGAGCTCGTGCGGCCCGGCCACATCTTCCCGCTGCGCTACCACGAGGGCGGCGTGCTGCGCCGCCGCGGCCACACCGAGGCGGCCGTGGACCTCGCGCGGCTCGCGGGCCTCGCCCCCGCCGGCGTCCTCGCCGAGGTCGTCAACGAGGACGGCACCATGGCGCGGCTGCCCGAGCTCCAGGTGTTCGCCAAGGAGCACGGCCTCAAGCTGATCTCCATCGAGCAGCTCGCCGAGCACCGCAAGCGCAGCGAGCCCATGGTCACCCGCGTCGTGGAGACGCGCGTCCCCAACCGCTACGGGACCTGGCGCGCCGTCGGCTTCTCCAGCTCGATCGACGGCGGCGAGCACGTCGCGCTCGTGCTCGGGGACCTGTCCGACGGGGAGGACGTGCTGATCCGCGCCCACTCCGAATGCCTCACCGGCGACGTCCTGCACTCCGACCGCTGCGACTGCGGCACCCAGCTCGACGCGGCCATGGAGCGGATCGCGCAGGAGGGGCGCGGCGTCGTCCTCTACCTGCGCGGGCACGAGGGGCGCGGCATCGGCCTGCTCGCCAAGCTCCGCGCCTACGCCCTGCAGGACAACGGCTCCGACACCGTGGACGCCAACCTGGAGCTCGGGCTGCCCGCCGACGCCCGCGAGTACTCCAACGCCGCCCATATGCTGCGCGACCTGGGAGTACGCTCGATCCGGGTGCTCACCAACAATCCCGCCAAGCTGAGGGGCCTGGAGGGCTTCGGCCTGGAGGTGCGGGGCCGCGAGGCGATGCCCGTGGTCGTCACCGAGCACAACCGGCGGTACCTGACGGTCAAGCGGGACCGTCTCGGACACCGGATCGAGGGGATCGCATGAGCGGCGCGGGACGCCCGGAGGACGCCACCGTCGACGCGGCCGGGCTCACGCTCGGGATCGTCTGCACCCGCTGGCACGAGCGGGTCACCGGCCGCCTGCTCGACCGCGCCCTCGCCGCCGCGAAGGCGTGCGGGGTCGACGAGCCGGTCGTCGCCCGCGTCGCCGGCGCGCTGGAGATCCCCGTCGTCGCCCAGCAGCTGGCCCGCGACCTCGACGCCGTCGTCTGCCTCGGCGCGGTCATCCGCGGTCAGACCGCCCATTTCGACTACGTCTGCGACTCCGTCACCGCCGGTGTGACCCGTGTCGCGCTCGACGAGGCGACTCCGGTGGGCAACGGGGTGCTCACATGTGACACCATTGAGCAGGCACTGGACCGCAGCGGGCTGCCCGGCAGCCACGAGGACAAGGGATGGGAGGCGACTGTGGCCGCACTCGACACGGCACTGACCCTGCGAGGTCTGCGGCATCACGGTCACACCGGGCACGTCCAGGAGCATCCCGGCTCCTGAACGACCCCGGATCCCCGTCCGCACCCATCGAAAGGCTTTTCCGTGCTGTCACTCGTCCTGCCCAAGGGTTCCCTGGAGAAGGCGACCCTGCAACTCTTCGACGCCGCCGACCTCACCGTCCGCCGCGCCTCGGACCGCGACTACCGCGCGTCCATCGACGACCCCCGCATCGACCGGGTCCGGGTCCTGCGCCCGCAGGAGATCCCGACCTACCTCGAGCAGGGCCTGTTCGACCTCGGCATCACCGGCCGCGACTGGATCACCGAGACCGACTCCGACGTGGTGAGCCTCGGCGAGCTCCAGTACTCCAAGGCGACCTCCAACCCCGTCCGGGTGATCATGGCGGTGCCGGAGGACGCGCCCTGGCAGCGTGTGTCCGACCTGCCCGAGGGCGTGCGGATCTCCACCGAGTTCCCCGCGATGACCAAGCGGTTCCTCGACGAGCACGGCGTGAAGGCGACGGTCGTCCCGTCCTACGGCGCCACCGAGGCGAAGGTCCCCGACATCGTGGACGCGATCGTCGACCTCACCGAGACCGGGTCGTCCCTGCGCAAGAACGGCCTGCGCATCCTCGACACGCTCCTGACCAGCTACACCGAGCTGGTCGCCAACCGCGAGGCGTACGAGGACGCCGGCAAGCGCGCCGCGATGGAGGACGTCTCCCTCCTGCTCCAGGGCGCGATCCGCGCCCGCGGCAACGTGCTGCTCAAGCTGAACGTCGCCGAGGCCGACCTGCGGGCCGTCCTGGACATCATGCCCGCGATGTCCTCGCCCACGGTCACCTCCCTCGCCGGCGGCGAGTCCAGCGCCGTGGAGTCCGTGGTCGCCAAGCGCGGCGTCAACACCCTGATCCCGGCGCTGAAGGCCGCCGGCGCCCACGACATCCTCGAAATCCCCATCTCGAAGATCGTTGACTGACGTCCCGGCGCTGCCGGTCGTGTGGCGTCCCCGCACCACCCGGATCGTCGCCTACGCCACGGCGGGCACCATCGTGCTCGGCATGATCGTGCTCGCCGTGGTGGTGACACCCCGCTTCAAGGTGCTCGACCGCGTCCTCCTCGTCGCGTTCGGCCTCTTCGTCGCCTGGATCCTGCACATGCTGGCCCGCTGCCGCGTCCTCGCCGACGAGACGGGCCTCACGGTCGTCAACGCCTTCCGCACCCGCCGCCTCGAATGGCCCGAGGTCCTCGGCGTCACCATGTCCGCCGGCGAGCCCTGGCCCACCCTCGACCTCGCCGACGGCACGTCCATCGGCGCCATGGGCATCAACGGCGCCGAGAAGACCCTCGCCGCCCGCCAGCTCGCGGAACTGCGCGCCCTCGTCCACACCCGAGGCGAGGCCCCCAACCCCACCTGAGGCACTTGTCCTAAGCTGAGTACCCGGACTCTGGCTCTGTGCGACAGTGTGACTATGAGCGCTCAGAGTGTCGAGGTAACTGCGGAAAGTAGCCACATGAGTGCCGACTCACTGCCAGACTGGGTGTTCCCCCCGCCGGGCGGCTTTACCGCCGATCACTTCCTACGGATGGACACCCCCCGGCACACGGAGCTGATCGACGGGAGCCTCGTCTTCGTGAGCCCGCAAGAGAAGTGGCATAAGCGCGTCATACACATGCTCGCCCATGAACTGGACAGGCAGGCCCCGCAGGGTCTCCGCGGCGACAGTGAGATGGCTGTCAAGCTGGCCAAGCGTCAGGTGCCCGAGCCGGACGTCCTGGTGGTGAGTGCCGAGGCGTTCGACCGTGATGATCCGTCCACGTTCTACTTTCCAGCGGATGTGGTGCTCGCCGTGGAGGCCGTCTCGCCGGAGTCGGTCGAGCGTGACCGCGAAACCAAACCGCTGAAGTATGCGGCCGCCGGCATCCGTCATTTCTGGCGTGTAGAGAACGAGGCCGGCAAGACGGTCGCGTACGTGTACGAGCTCGATCCGGCCACCGGTGGGTACGCCTTGACCGGGATCCATCACGACTCCCTCAAGGTGACCGTGCCGTTCGACATCGAGATCGACCTCACGGCGGTGGGGCGGCGGGCGGGGTGAATCTTCAGGTGGCGTGGTATTCGGTGGTGTCGCCGTCGGTCCAGGTCATGGTGAAGGTGCCGGACCTCGGGGGTGGGGCGGTGCCGGTGAACTTCGAGGTGCCGCAGTCGATGCTGAAGCGGTAGCCGCCGCCGGACGGGGCGGCGGTGCCCTTGCAGTCGAGGCTGCTCTTGAAGCGGACGGCGCCGTCCGCGGCGACGGTGAGGGTGGTGCCGCCGGATCCGGCGGAGGCCGTTCCGCCGCTGCGCCAGGTGCCCGCGAACGGGTGGCCCGGCGGCTCCTTCTTTTCGGAGCCGCCGCAGGCGGCGAGGAGGGGCACGGCGAGGAGCGCGGCGGCCAGGGCCGGGGGAGTGCGCATCAGTCGACGTTGGCGCCGGCGGGGACCGGCGGGACGCGCAGGACGCCGGCGGACTTGGCGCCGAAGCCCCAGTCGAGGATGCGGGCCGCGTCGGTGAAGCGGGCCGTCTCGTCGGTGGTGGAGCTGTTGAGGACGATCCCGACCAGCGTGCGGGTACCGCGGCGGGCGGTGAACATCAGGGAGTAGCCGGCGGCGTCGGTGGTGCCGGTCTTGACGCCCGCGGCGCCGGTGTAGGAGCCGAGGAGCCGGTTGGTGTTCGTCCAGGAGTAGGCGCCGTGCGTCGTGCTCTTGGCGAGCTTGTAGGCGCGGCGGGCGACGACGGCGCGGAAGTCGGCGCGCTTGAGGGCGTAGTAGGCGAGCCGGGTCTGGTCGTAGGCCGTCGAGTAGGTGGACGTGGCCGTCGGCCAGGGCAGCCCGTCGAAGTTGGCGTACTTGGTGTGCTTCATGCCGAGCTGGGCGGCGGTCTTGTTCATCTTGGTGACGAACCCTTTCCAGCCCGGCCCGTACACGTCCGCGAGGGCGTACGCGACGTCGCAGCCGGACGGGAGCATGAGGCCGTTGAGGAGCTGCCGGACGGTCAGCCTGTCGCCCGCGCGGAGGTTCGCCATGCTGCCGCCCTGCCGGACGGCGTAGTCGATGTACTTCTGCTTCACCGTGATGGTGCGGTCGAGCTTCCCGGCGCGCAGGACGACCAGCGCGGTCATCACCTTGGTGATGCTGGCGATGGGACGCTTGGTGGTCGCCGCGCGGGACCACCGGGTCTTCCTGGTGCCGGAGTCGAACAGGTACGCCGACTTCGCGGCGACGCCCGCGGGCCCGGCGGCGGCGCGTGCCGCGGGAGCCGCCTGCGACGGGGCGGCGGGCAAGGCCACGAGCGGTGCCGCGACGGCGACGGCCATCGCGGATCGTCCCGTCCACCGTGCTGAAGACCGCGCCGAACGCCGCATCGCATCCCCGTTTCCCGTAGATCGCACAAAGCCCCCACGAGGCTCCCAGCACGGCGGGGGCGCCGCAACCGGTTCGCGATCACACGGCGGTCAGCAGGGTGAAGGTGCCCGCGCCGATGAGCGCGGCGGCCCAGAGGCGGTCCAGGTTGAACCAGGCGCGGCGCAGGACCGCCAGCCCGACGATCTCGTACACGGCGACGGCGACGGCGCCCGCCACGGCGAACATCGCCAGGGTGTGGACGGCCGTCACGAAGAACCCGGTGGTCAGCGCGCTCCCCGACGAGGACAGGCCGTGGTCGTGGCCCGCCGGGGCCGTCCCCGGGGACGTGAGGACGGGCAGGAGCATCAGCCCCGCGCCGTGCACCGACGACATCAGGAACGACCATCCGGCGAGCTGCCACAGCGAGATCCGCATGCCGACCCACCGGAAGTGGCGGGACGACAGCAGCCGCCAGAGGCCGAAGCCGACGAGCAGGACGCCGCCCGCCGCGGCCAGGATCCGCGTCGCGACCACCGAGCGGGTCAGTGCGACGAGCACGGCGACCGTGCCGACCGAGGCGGCGTGGCCCGCGGCGATGGCCGGGAGCGACTGCAGGACGAGGGCCCTGCTGCGCTCCTGGAGGCCGCGGGCCACCGCGAACAGCCAGCCCATGGCGGGGTTGAGGCCGTGGAAGGCGCCCAGGGCGACGAGGGCGGCGAGCGAGCCGTCGGTCACGGATAGCAGTAGGAGTCGGAGGACGCGTCGCCGCCCTGGAGGCGCGTCTGGTGCGGGCGGCGGCCCCGGAAGGCGTCGCCGTTCGGGAAGAACCGCTCGTCCAGCGTGAACCCGCCGGGGCCGCGGTCGTCGGCAGAGGAGTCGAGCTTGGCCATCCAGGCGCCGACGCCGTCGGGGTAGAACTGGTCGTCCCAGGCGCCGTACAGGGAGTTCGTGACGTAGACGCGCCTGCCGTCGCGGCTGACCTCGACCATCTGCGGGCCGCCCGCGAGGGGCAGGTCCGGCGCGGCCGGGTGCGGGACGCGGCCGGTGATGCCGCCGAGGCGCACCGAGCCGGCCTCGACCGGGTGGAAGGGGTCGCTGACGTCGTAGCGCCTCAGCTCGCCCGTGCCCCAGCAGGAGACGTACAGCCACTGGTCGTCCACCGACAGGTCGATGTCGGTGACCAGCGGCGGGACGGCCCCGAACGGCGCGATCACCGGTGGCAGGGACGCGGCGTCCGCGGGCTCGGCCGGGATCGAGATGACCTTCTTCGCCGCCCACGCGTCCCCGTCCCGGTGCCAGACCCAGACGGACGCGGACAGGTCCTCGACGCTGACGACGACGCCCACGAACCCGTACTGCTTGGTCGGGTCGTGCGCGGGCCGCAGCTCCAGGACCATCTG carries:
- a CDS encoding HAD-IA family hydrolase, whose protein sequence is MVIPCAALLLDVDGTLVDSTPLIERAAREWAVGYGIDAEEFLSGAHGRRTADRVADFLPPGRVRAATEHLEALEAAGTDGVTALPGALDLLASVDGLPCAFVTSMDAGQLAARARAAGITPPATVVTAEDVPRGKPDPSGYLLAAGRLGVDAARCVVIEDAPAGIAAGRAAGATVVAVATSHPGGALTAAHHRVRDLTRVALTPSGLALTTG
- a CDS encoding P-loop ATPase, Sll1717 family, with the translated sequence MAKLILSPKILNVLDFGTPSAERDISRGLEKYFVESAAYQRLRSGAKTILMGNRGAGKSAIFKVLAKRERAAGSHVIELSPEDYSYELLSSTLAAESAGSWVKQGAYAAAWKYLIYILVMKELAKKGMRLTKGGGREIHRYIRDHHGARQLGTLALLVSYLKRLEAVKLGPIEAGLRTHELDRLYKLEEIHDLLPSLCRVLDDQRVVIFVDELDRGWDSSEDAKAFVSGLFQACVSINGLHPNMRVYVSLRQELYDDIPALYEDAQKHRDLMEKISWTEESLLELIAKRIRYSAREKGFEADALERAEDRVCWSAVFAPPPGTSWDGSFAYMVDRTLYRPRELIQFCSEALEQARERTTRLPVPHSAIERSEYGYSAERAKDIAAEYRSQYPGLLSVFEVFRGRPPAFGRDELELLCLELACGDIPTRGTASWLASCDPDDLIEILWRAGLLAAQPAPGGRFLGSHQVQHLNLGAVRRFRVHEMFHASLGIAERTG
- a CDS encoding riboflavin synthase: MFTGIVEELGEIVAIEHHGDSAVLAVRGPLVTKDAVHGASIAVSGVCLTVVDVKGEVFTADAVKETLDRSSLGGLGPGAKVNLERPLRLSDRLGGHLVQGHVDGVGEIVSREPGERWDVVTVSLPPGLSRYLVGKGSITVDGVSLTVVEAGGDRFSVALIPTTLSLTTLGHKKPGDPVNLEVDVVAKYVERMIGDRP
- a CDS encoding nicotinamide mononucleotide transporter family protein; translation: MSGLDAGFTLFGEHVLWTDLTGNALSLAVVWLAMRKTLWTWPVQMAGAALLLAASLHAHVPGNALKQVLFCVLAVYGWATWSRGRAARDGLAVRQATPRERALLIGALVLGTAVVAQLFVHLDWLKIAWSPWANAYIFVGSAVATFAQSRALVDFWVVWVLVDLVGVPLALKSGLYVSGAVYGIFFVLVMAGFRNWLRESRGARVPRNKAVAV
- a CDS encoding bifunctional 3,4-dihydroxy-2-butanone-4-phosphate synthase/GTP cyclohydrolase II; amino-acid sequence: MNDEGIDEGIFDSIEAAVADIAAGRPVVVVDDEDRENEGDIIFAAAKATPELLTFTIRYTSGVICVPMVGSELDRLQIPLMTAQNTERMRTAYTVSVDARDGVTTGISAADRARTIRTLCDSATEPRELVRPGHIFPLRYHEGGVLRRRGHTEAAVDLARLAGLAPAGVLAEVVNEDGTMARLPELQVFAKEHGLKLISIEQLAEHRKRSEPMVTRVVETRVPNRYGTWRAVGFSSSIDGGEHVALVLGDLSDGEDVLIRAHSECLTGDVLHSDRCDCGTQLDAAMERIAQEGRGVVLYLRGHEGRGIGLLAKLRAYALQDNGSDTVDANLELGLPADAREYSNAAHMLRDLGVRSIRVLTNNPAKLRGLEGFGLEVRGREAMPVVVTEHNRRYLTVKRDRLGHRIEGIA
- the ribH gene encoding 6,7-dimethyl-8-ribityllumazine synthase: MSGAGRPEDATVDAAGLTLGIVCTRWHERVTGRLLDRALAAAKACGVDEPVVARVAGALEIPVVAQQLARDLDAVVCLGAVIRGQTAHFDYVCDSVTAGVTRVALDEATPVGNGVLTCDTIEQALDRSGLPGSHEDKGWEATVAALDTALTLRGLRHHGHTGHVQEHPGS
- the hisG gene encoding ATP phosphoribosyltransferase, with amino-acid sequence MLSLVLPKGSLEKATLQLFDAADLTVRRASDRDYRASIDDPRIDRVRVLRPQEIPTYLEQGLFDLGITGRDWITETDSDVVSLGELQYSKATSNPVRVIMAVPEDAPWQRVSDLPEGVRISTEFPAMTKRFLDEHGVKATVVPSYGATEAKVPDIVDAIVDLTETGSSLRKNGLRILDTLLTSYTELVANREAYEDAGKRAAMEDVSLLLQGAIRARGNVLLKLNVAEADLRAVLDIMPAMSSPTVTSLAGGESSAVESVVAKRGVNTLIPALKAAGAHDILEIPISKIVD
- a CDS encoding PH domain-containing protein: MTDVPALPVVWRPRTTRIVAYATAGTIVLGMIVLAVVVTPRFKVLDRVLLVAFGLFVAWILHMLARCRVLADETGLTVVNAFRTRRLEWPEVLGVTMSAGEPWPTLDLADGTSIGAMGINGAEKTLAARQLAELRALVHTRGEAPNPT
- a CDS encoding Uma2 family endonuclease, with protein sequence MSADSLPDWVFPPPGGFTADHFLRMDTPRHTELIDGSLVFVSPQEKWHKRVIHMLAHELDRQAPQGLRGDSEMAVKLAKRQVPEPDVLVVSAEAFDRDDPSTFYFPADVVLAVEAVSPESVERDRETKPLKYAAAGIRHFWRVENEAGKTVAYVYELDPATGGYALTGIHHDSLKVTVPFDIEIDLTAVGRRAG
- a CDS encoding D-alanyl-D-alanine carboxypeptidase family protein, translating into MAVAVAAPLVALPAAPSQAAPAARAAAGPAGVAAKSAYLFDSGTRKTRWSRAATTKRPIASITKVMTALVVLRAGKLDRTITVKQKYIDYAVRQGGSMANLRAGDRLTVRQLLNGLMLPSGCDVAYALADVYGPGWKGFVTKMNKTAAQLGMKHTKYANFDGLPWPTATSTYSTAYDQTRLAYYALKRADFRAVVARRAYKLAKSTTHGAYSWTNTNRLLGSYTGAAGVKTGTTDAAGYSLMFTARRGTRTLVGIVLNSSTTDETARFTDAARILDWGFGAKSAGVLRVPPVPAGANVD